Proteins found in one Brachypodium distachyon strain Bd21 chromosome 5, Brachypodium_distachyon_v3.0, whole genome shotgun sequence genomic segment:
- the LOC112269245 gene encoding uncharacterized protein LOC112269245, with amino-acid sequence MPTALAPWPACKRASNNMFEVFNALPVGITEAADDSSETSSTTIHFKRKRPRKEIVPGHRPVTRSLKNSSNEEEDSACSGSYNLLRKDSPPTTDSEPDAREKEPHDFDPRCVEQVLAANETLSTEEKLAQLTAALQQKDDELAALRAQVGNNTNPELERNASTSQNSHQPAAAMNLEAIQKLITEGVKAQYMQTHYSMRPGYVKPYPPDVDLVPFPANYRQPQFSKFNGSGSPHEHIAHFLAACQDTAQNGALLLRQFVQTLSGPAFTWYSKLPPSLMRTWEQMQDAFLDRFYSTQSIVGITELTQTEQRVNEKAADFINRWRNLSLHCPQSLTEQEAVRMCTNNLNPETAMCLQGVRLVTFEDLASKATDIENYRQLTARRSKSAFKVAEKSGQHDKFQAKAKPAQAMETTVANPRFRHGTAPARNSEYRGEQAPRRPSLSERQKMEYSFPVGEVGDFLAGLLQLNLIELPKSKRPEEAAKSDDPNFCQYHRILGHTLKDCFVVKNIIQKLIDEGTIDTDLLKSIKKEKKTVAADVITLRDDLALPPRKISIKERLTFPPTMVHGQLRMDHKIGGSGDQNAVYYPK; translated from the exons ATGCCTACAGCTTTGGCTCCATGGCCAGCGTGCAAGAGAGCCTCGAACAACATGTTTGAGGTCTTTAACGCGCTGCCGGTTGGGATTACAGAAGCAGCGGACGACAGCAGCGAGACGTCGTCCACAACAATCCACTTCAAGAGAAAGAGGCCCCGAAAAGAAATTGTCCCGGGTCACCGTCCTGTGACTCGTAGTCTGAAAAACTCGAGTAATGAAGAAGAGGATTCAGCTTGTTCAGGGTCTTATAATCTGCTGCGTAAGGATTCTCCTCCTACTACCGATAGTGAGCCAGATGCACGCGAGAAAGAGCCACACGACTTTGATCCGAGATGTGTGGAGCAAGTCCTAGCAGCAAATGAAACTCTCTCAACCGAGGAGAAGCTGGCTCAACTCACAGCCGCACTTCAGCAAAAAGACGATGAACTAGCTGCCTTACGCGCACAGGTCGGCAACAATACAAATCCCGAGCTCGAGAGAAATGCTTCCACTAGCCAAAATAGCCAccaaccagcagcagcaatgaacCTTGAAGCCATCCAAAAACTTATAACTGAGGGGGTCAAGGCCCAATATATGCAAACACACTACTCGATGCGACCAGGGTATGTCAAGCCATATCCGCCGGATGTTGACTTAGTACCTTTCCCGGCTAATTATCGACAGCCGCAGTTTAGTAAATTTAACGGGAGTGGGTCGCCACACGAACATATCGCACATTTTCTTGCGGCTTGCCAAGATACAGCCCAAAATGGGGCACTTCTCCTTCGACAGTTTGTTCAAACGCTGTCGGGGCCAGCCTTTACGTGGTATAGCAAGTTGCCACCAAGTTTGATGAGGACATGGGAGCAAATGCAGGACGCTTTTCTTGATCGCTTCTATAGCACCCAAAGCATCGTGGGCATCACGGAGCTGACCCAAACTGAGCAACGAGTGAATGAAAAGGCTGCGGATTTCATTAACAGATGGAGGAACCTAAGTCTGCATTGCCCACAATCACTCACGGAACAGGAAGCAGTCCGGATGTGCACGAATAATCTGAATCCTGAGACGGCCATGTGTTTGCAAGGTGTACGACTGGTCACTTTTGAGGATTTGGCCTCAAAAGCTACGGACATCGAGAATTATAGGCAGCTCACAGCGCGTCGATCAAAATCAGCCTTCAAAGTTGCAGAGAAGAGTGGGCAACATGATAAATTCCAAGCCAAGGCAAAGCCAGCGCAAGCAATGGAGACGACGGTGGCTAACCCACGATTCCGGCATGGGACCGCTCCCGCAAGAAATTCAGAATATAGAGGTGAGCAAGCTCCTAGGAGGCCATCTCTTAGTGAGCGCCAAAAGATGGAGTATTCTTTCCCAGTAGGAGAGGTGGGTGATTTTCTTGCCGGCCTACTTCAGTTAAATTTGATAGAGCTCCCAAAGTCAAAAAGGCCAGAGGAGGCTGCTAAGTCTGATGACCCGAACTTCTGTCAATATCACCGTATCTTGGGTCACACACTCAAGGACTGTTTTGTGGTGAAAAACATCATACAAAAATTGATTGATGAAGGTACGATTGATACGGACCTTTTGAAAAGcatcaagaaagaaaagaaaacggtTGCAGCAGATGTGATCACCCTTCGGGATGATTTG GCCTTGCCTCCACGCAAAATCAGCATAAAAGAGAGGCTCACATTCCCTCCAACTATGGTGCATGGCCAGCTTCGCATGGATCACAAGATTGGGGGCAGCGGCGATCAAAACGCCGTGTACTATCCCAAGTAA